One Vallitalea pronyensis genomic region harbors:
- the rnc gene encoding ribonuclease III produces MRNKYRNLNEFQKIVGYRFKDVKLLSQALTHSSYANEHKMSKFENNERLEFLGDAVLEIVTSDFLFGKYTDMLEGELTKFRASIVCEPTLANFSNEIRLGEFIRLGKGEENSGGRFRASVLSDAVEALIGAIYLDGELEAARGFILRTLLKDVEKRKLFIDSKTHLQEIIQKTSEHPIEYIIVKEKGPDHNKLFMVEVRHEGKVIGYGRGRSKKSAEQDGAYDAIKNIK; encoded by the coding sequence TTGAGGAATAAGTATCGGAACTTGAATGAGTTTCAGAAAATTGTAGGTTATAGGTTTAAGGATGTAAAATTATTGTCTCAAGCACTTACCCATAGCTCTTATGCTAATGAGCACAAGATGTCTAAGTTTGAAAACAACGAACGCCTTGAGTTTCTAGGAGATGCGGTACTTGAGATTGTAACCAGTGATTTTTTATTTGGGAAATATACAGACATGCTTGAAGGTGAATTGACCAAATTTAGAGCCAGCATTGTATGTGAACCTACATTAGCCAATTTTTCTAATGAAATAAGACTGGGTGAGTTTATTCGATTAGGAAAAGGGGAAGAGAACTCTGGAGGAAGATTTCGAGCATCTGTACTATCCGATGCAGTAGAAGCCCTTATAGGTGCTATCTATCTGGATGGAGAACTAGAAGCAGCTCGAGGGTTTATCCTTCGCACATTACTAAAAGATGTAGAGAAACGTAAGTTATTTATTGATAGTAAGACACATCTGCAAGAGATTATTCAAAAAACCAGTGAACATCCAATTGAATACATAATTGTAAAAGAAAAAGGACCCGATCACAACAAGCTATTTATGGTTGAAGTAAGACATGAAGGAAAAGTCATTGGTTATGGTAGAGGTCGCAGTAAGAAATCAGCAGAACAAGATGGTGCTTACGACGCTATTAAAAATATTAAATAA
- the smc gene encoding chromosome segregation protein SMC: MHLKSIELQGFKSFANKINFEFDEGITGIVGPNGSGKSNIADAVRWVLGAQSAKQLRGSKMEDVIFAGTENRRPVSYSQVDITIDNHDRRMAIDYLEVTISRRVYRSGESEFYINKSACRLKDIHELFLDTGVGKEGYSIIGQGQIDKILSTKPEDRRNLFDEAAGIVKFKHRKSDAYKKLEEEKQNLVRINDIIRELDGQRDMLEGQAEVAKNYLVLKEDLKKHEVNIFINDYEKLNNGVKDIVEKEQDIHEEIQSVKHQYQQAKDKHHEMQDHIEQMSGLIDEKKDERTAYNIEKEKIDNNINMTSERIRSINEAITRIEENMGELQARYEMNKGNVEQYHGLLLSLNEDYKKVKAGLNDKEENLQKINSDIKLREETIEEIKTNIIERMNEITVVKSNLQRYQTMLENVEKRKELLTEKMTQVHGEQAALKEKHKNLETLLTNLNQDITHTKQQINELEQQVDTCSTEKRQVSDKLGSLNQQLNQFQSRYNALNDITEHYEGYNYSIRKVMELKTKQNLSGVLGVVADIISVDKQYETAIETALGAGIQNIITKDEETAKLLINHLKTNRYGRATFLPLTSIRTNGYQQTLSQEKGFIGYASELVNHDQLYTNVIKYLLGRVVIVDHIDNGVRLAKKFNYKLKIVTLSGEVLNPGGSMTGGSFKSKGNSFLSRKRELEEYQVKIKEVASRIEKGNDHQEKLVEKETALKKQLDELVSRSHGLNIELNASQMRMKQMNKDRQQKSQEMEDGQRELMELDVQSRELKETTNTYNQKLYGTENENTDAEDKVVYLTDMIQKKKVDKEALSEEITHLKISLTSTEQKIKSTKENLSRLEDESNDIQQQKEKNQEEITKNQEDIAAKTDIIHQYKQDVALILEKIASMEKEIETLTREKEAMTLSQNKLFEEREDLSQKVNLLEKEVLRLGNSKIKYELQIENITNYMWDEYAVTYNMVLDYKDDCGSMTQLKSKVKHLKQEIKLLGDVNVNAIEEYKEVMTRFDFLTEQRDDLIEAEKKLIKVIGELDKEMTKQFKSRFDEIKHQFNAVFRELFGGGQGLLYLVDEDNILESGITIEAQPPGKKLQSMMLLSGGERAFTAIALLFAIQRLKPSPFCVLDEIEAALDDANVERFAKYLQKLSKNTQFIIITHRRGTMEAADALYGITMQEKGISTRVSVKLIENELTG, encoded by the coding sequence ATGCATTTAAAAAGTATTGAATTACAAGGATTTAAGTCTTTCGCCAACAAAATAAATTTCGAATTTGATGAAGGTATTACGGGTATTGTAGGACCAAATGGTAGTGGTAAAAGTAACATAGCCGATGCTGTCAGGTGGGTTCTTGGCGCCCAAAGCGCTAAGCAGCTTCGTGGCTCTAAGATGGAAGATGTTATATTTGCTGGTACTGAAAATAGGCGACCCGTCAGTTATTCCCAGGTGGACATTACCATCGATAATCATGATAGACGCATGGCTATCGACTACCTTGAAGTCACCATTTCTAGACGGGTATACCGTTCAGGTGAAAGTGAATTCTACATTAATAAGTCAGCTTGTCGTCTAAAAGACATTCATGAATTATTCTTGGATACTGGTGTTGGAAAAGAAGGTTATTCCATTATAGGACAAGGTCAAATCGATAAGATTCTAAGTACCAAACCGGAAGATAGAAGAAATCTTTTTGATGAAGCGGCAGGCATTGTGAAATTCAAGCATCGAAAATCAGATGCCTATAAAAAACTTGAAGAAGAAAAGCAGAATCTTGTAAGGATTAATGATATCATTCGAGAGCTTGATGGTCAACGGGACATGTTAGAAGGACAAGCTGAGGTAGCAAAAAATTATCTTGTATTGAAAGAAGATCTGAAAAAACACGAAGTGAATATCTTCATCAATGACTATGAAAAATTAAACAATGGGGTCAAAGACATTGTAGAAAAAGAGCAGGATATTCATGAAGAGATTCAGTCTGTTAAACATCAATATCAACAGGCTAAGGATAAACATCATGAGATGCAGGATCATATTGAGCAAATGAGCGGGTTGATCGATGAGAAGAAAGATGAACGAACAGCCTACAACATTGAAAAAGAAAAAATTGACAATAACATTAACATGACCAGTGAACGTATTCGTTCAATTAATGAAGCTATTACACGTATTGAAGAAAATATGGGTGAACTTCAGGCAAGATATGAGATGAATAAGGGCAATGTGGAGCAATATCATGGGTTGCTACTATCCTTGAACGAAGATTATAAAAAAGTTAAAGCGGGTCTCAATGATAAAGAAGAAAATTTACAAAAAATAAACAGTGATATTAAACTTCGAGAAGAAACCATTGAAGAGATAAAAACAAATATCATTGAAAGAATGAATGAAATAACCGTTGTTAAAAGTAATTTACAGCGTTATCAGACCATGTTGGAAAATGTTGAGAAGCGAAAAGAATTGCTCACAGAAAAAATGACCCAAGTCCATGGCGAACAAGCAGCATTGAAAGAGAAACATAAAAATCTTGAAACCTTATTAACAAATCTAAATCAAGATATTACTCATACAAAGCAGCAAATCAATGAGCTAGAGCAACAAGTGGACACGTGCAGCACTGAAAAACGTCAAGTCAGTGACAAACTAGGGTCACTGAATCAACAGTTAAACCAATTTCAATCCAGATACAATGCTCTGAATGATATTACAGAACACTATGAAGGCTATAACTACAGTATTCGCAAGGTAATGGAACTAAAAACGAAACAGAACTTATCAGGTGTATTAGGCGTTGTGGCAGATATTATTTCAGTGGATAAACAATATGAAACAGCCATCGAAACAGCTCTTGGTGCCGGCATACAGAATATTATTACCAAGGATGAAGAAACGGCAAAGTTATTAATTAATCATCTAAAAACCAATCGTTATGGACGGGCTACATTCCTGCCATTAACCAGTATACGTACAAACGGGTATCAGCAGACCCTTAGCCAAGAGAAAGGGTTTATTGGTTATGCAAGTGAGTTGGTTAATCATGACCAGCTCTATACGAATGTCATTAAGTATCTGTTAGGTCGTGTGGTCATCGTAGACCATATTGACAATGGTGTACGGTTAGCTAAGAAATTCAACTATAAGTTAAAGATTGTCACGTTATCTGGTGAGGTACTGAATCCAGGAGGCTCCATGACAGGTGGTAGCTTTAAAAGTAAGGGTAACAGTTTCTTATCCCGTAAGCGAGAATTAGAAGAATATCAGGTAAAAATTAAAGAGGTTGCAAGTCGTATTGAAAAAGGCAATGACCATCAAGAAAAACTTGTGGAAAAAGAAACGGCATTAAAAAAACAATTAGATGAACTTGTTAGCCGTAGTCATGGCCTTAATATTGAGTTAAATGCATCCCAGATGCGTATGAAACAAATGAACAAAGATAGGCAACAGAAGTCTCAGGAAATGGAAGATGGACAACGTGAACTTATGGAATTGGATGTTCAAAGCAGAGAATTAAAAGAAACCACTAATACCTATAATCAAAAATTATATGGGACAGAAAATGAAAATACAGACGCAGAAGATAAAGTTGTCTATTTAACGGATATGATTCAAAAGAAAAAGGTTGATAAAGAAGCCTTATCGGAAGAAATAACCCATCTAAAGATAAGCCTAACATCAACAGAACAGAAAATAAAAAGCACAAAAGAGAATCTTAGTCGATTGGAAGATGAATCCAATGACATCCAGCAGCAAAAGGAAAAAAACCAAGAAGAAATAACAAAAAATCAAGAGGATATTGCAGCCAAAACAGATATCATTCATCAATATAAACAAGACGTGGCCCTTATATTAGAGAAAATAGCAAGCATGGAAAAAGAAATTGAAACGTTGACTAGGGAAAAAGAGGCCATGACCCTTTCTCAAAATAAGTTATTTGAAGAACGTGAAGACTTAAGTCAAAAGGTGAATCTTCTAGAGAAAGAAGTTTTGCGACTGGGTAATTCTAAAATAAAGTATGAATTACAGATTGAAAATATTACCAACTATATGTGGGATGAATATGCTGTAACCTATAATATGGTTTTGGACTATAAAGATGATTGTGGCAGCATGACCCAGTTAAAAAGTAAAGTGAAGCATTTAAAGCAGGAAATTAAATTACTTGGTGACGTGAATGTCAATGCCATCGAGGAATATAAAGAGGTCATGACAAGATTTGACTTCTTAACAGAGCAAAGAGATGATCTCATTGAGGCAGAGAAGAAGCTCATTAAGGTAATTGGTGAACTGGATAAAGAAATGACAAAGCAATTCAAGTCACGATTTGATGAAATTAAGCATCAATTCAATGCAGTATTTCGTGAGTTGTTTGGTGGTGGACAAGGATTATTATACCTTGTAGATGAAGATAATATTTTAGAATCAGGGATAACCATTGAAGCCCAGCCACCAGGAAAAAAGCTACAGAGTATGATGTTATTATCCGGTGGTGAAAGAGCTTTTACAGCAATCGCTCTGCTATTTGCTATCCAGCGGCTGAAGCCCTCACCGTTCTGTGTACTTGATGAGATTGAAGCGGCTTTAGATGATGCCAATGTGGAACGATTTGCAAAGTATTTACAGAAACTCTCCAAAAATACCCAGTTTATTATCATCACCCACAGAAGGGGTACAATGGAAGCAGCAGATGCTTTGTATGGTATAACCATGCAGGAAAAGGGTATATCAACAAGAGTTTCAGTAAAGTTAATAGAGAATGAATTGACAGGTTAG
- the acpP gene encoding acyl carrier protein: MEFEKLVAIISEFTNIDEDKITKETKFVDDLNVDSLDLVQIIMAVEEEFDIEIDNEQAEKIVTVNDAVEAINSEINND, from the coding sequence ATGGAATTTGAAAAGTTAGTAGCCATTATATCTGAGTTCACCAATATTGATGAGGATAAGATTACAAAAGAGACGAAATTTGTTGACGATCTTAATGTGGATTCACTTGATTTAGTACAGATTATTATGGCAGTTGAAGAAGAATTTGATATTGAAATTGACAACGAACAAGCTGAAAAGATTGTCACAGTTAATGATGCAGTTGAAGCCATTAATTCAGAAATTAATAACGACTAA
- the lysS gene encoding lysine--tRNA ligase has product MHWAERIARELIEKYPERETYVCASGISPSGAVHIGNFREIVTTYFVVKALEGLGKRTRFIFSWDDYDRFRKVPKGIDGSYEQYIGMPYSEIPDPYGCHGSYAEHFEKAFEASLGEFGIDAQMIYQSRAYKSGRYNRYIKHALDCRQQIYDVIMGFKTQEPSEEERQAYYPVTVYCEQCGKDLTEVKDYDGSRLSYGCACGYEGVVDVLEARCMKLVWKVDWPMRWMVEDVVFEPGGRDHSDVGGSYMVSKEVVKHIFNHPGPEYAAYEFIGIKGSQGKMSSSVGNIMTPEDLLKVYTPELILYMFAKYKPSAAFNIGLDGDVVRHYTEYERYRERYNKGLLTDEDLCYAMTLSEVADTWRCLPSYSQVAGVFPLVNFDRCVLQDVLEKVGLIYDKEAIESISHRVEHWITTWCPEKMIRLNEEQDKAYYGTLSILEKKWLKDFCQLIGENGDEDMDVLMGDIYAICHDEDKKIMRTQQKRLFTMIYGLTINATSGPRLPLLMKAIGSKRLLYLLTFEEM; this is encoded by the coding sequence ATGCATTGGGCAGAGCGAATAGCTAGGGAGTTAATTGAGAAGTATCCGGAGAGAGAAACGTATGTTTGTGCTTCGGGTATTAGTCCTTCGGGGGCGGTGCATATAGGGAATTTTAGAGAGATAGTGACTACGTATTTTGTGGTGAAGGCGTTGGAGGGGCTTGGTAAGAGGACCAGGTTTATCTTTTCTTGGGATGATTATGATCGGTTTAGGAAGGTGCCCAAGGGGATTGATGGGTCATATGAGCAGTACATTGGGATGCCTTATTCGGAGATTCCGGACCCTTATGGATGTCATGGGTCTTATGCAGAGCATTTTGAGAAGGCATTTGAGGCTTCTTTGGGTGAATTTGGTATTGATGCCCAGATGATTTATCAGAGTAGAGCTTATAAGAGTGGGCGTTATAATCGGTATATCAAGCATGCACTTGATTGCAGGCAACAGATCTATGATGTCATTATGGGTTTTAAGACCCAGGAGCCTTCTGAGGAAGAGAGACAGGCATATTATCCGGTGACGGTATATTGTGAGCAGTGTGGTAAAGATTTGACTGAGGTTAAGGATTATGATGGTTCTCGGTTAAGTTATGGATGTGCATGTGGTTATGAAGGCGTTGTTGATGTTTTGGAGGCTAGGTGCATGAAGCTGGTATGGAAAGTGGATTGGCCTATGCGGTGGATGGTTGAGGATGTGGTCTTTGAGCCAGGTGGACGTGATCATTCGGATGTTGGTGGGAGTTATATGGTGTCCAAGGAAGTGGTCAAGCATATTTTTAATCATCCTGGTCCAGAGTATGCAGCTTATGAGTTTATTGGTATTAAAGGCAGTCAGGGTAAGATGTCCAGTTCAGTAGGTAATATTATGACCCCTGAGGACCTATTGAAGGTGTATACGCCAGAGCTAATTTTATATATGTTTGCCAAGTATAAGCCTAGTGCAGCTTTTAATATTGGGTTAGATGGTGATGTGGTGAGGCATTATACAGAGTATGAGCGCTATAGGGAACGGTACAATAAGGGGTTATTGACGGATGAGGATTTGTGTTATGCCATGACGTTATCAGAAGTTGCTGATACATGGCGGTGTTTGCCCAGTTACAGTCAGGTAGCAGGCGTCTTTCCTCTTGTAAATTTTGATAGATGCGTGTTACAAGATGTGCTTGAAAAGGTTGGGTTAATATACGATAAAGAGGCCATTGAGAGCATTAGTCATCGGGTAGAACATTGGATTACTACTTGGTGTCCAGAGAAAATGATTCGTTTAAATGAGGAGCAAGATAAGGCATATTATGGTACCTTAAGTATCTTGGAGAAGAAGTGGCTGAAAGATTTTTGTCAATTAATTGGTGAGAATGGTGATGAGGATATGGATGTATTAATGGGTGATATCTATGCCATCTGTCATGATGAAGATAAGAAAATTATGCGGACTCAGCAGAAGCGTTTGTTTACGATGATTTATGGATTAACCATTAATGCCACCAGTGGTCCAAGACTACCGCTATTAATGAAAGCCATAGGGTCTAAGAGGCTTCTGTACCTGCTGACGTTTGAAGAGATGTAG
- the ftsY gene encoding signal recognition particle-docking protein FtsY, producing MFKKKDNQEKDTQEKKGFFGKLVKGLTKTRDNILGGVDQVLGSFTKIDEDFYEELEEALIVADLGVNTAMTIMEDLRQKVKEKKIKDTAEVRDLLMEELQELMKNEENLYDFTEKKSIVLIIGVNGVGKTTTIGKLAHQYKEAGKKVILAAGDTFRAAAIDQLAEWSNRAGVELISQQENSDPGAVVYDAVQAAKARNADILICDTAGRLHNKKNLMEELRKLFKIISREYPEAHKEVLLVLDSTTGQNALQQAKQFKDIADITGIVLTKLDGTAKGGIAIAIQTELNIPVKYIGVGEGMDDLQRFDSEEFVTALFNEEG from the coding sequence ATGTTTAAAAAGAAGGATAATCAAGAAAAAGATACCCAAGAAAAAAAAGGTTTTTTTGGTAAGCTGGTTAAGGGATTAACCAAGACACGGGATAATATTCTAGGTGGTGTTGACCAAGTCTTGGGTTCATTTACAAAGATAGATGAAGATTTTTATGAGGAGTTAGAGGAAGCATTAATTGTGGCTGATCTAGGTGTCAATACAGCCATGACCATTATGGAAGACTTGCGCCAAAAAGTAAAAGAGAAAAAGATAAAAGATACAGCTGAAGTTAGAGATTTATTAATGGAAGAGTTACAAGAACTCATGAAGAATGAAGAGAATCTCTATGATTTTACAGAGAAGAAGTCCATTGTTCTAATCATTGGTGTTAACGGTGTTGGAAAGACAACAACCATCGGCAAGCTGGCTCATCAATACAAGGAAGCAGGTAAGAAGGTCATACTTGCAGCAGGTGATACCTTTCGGGCTGCAGCCATTGACCAGTTAGCAGAGTGGTCCAATCGGGCTGGCGTTGAACTGATTTCACAACAGGAGAATTCTGACCCGGGTGCTGTTGTTTATGATGCTGTTCAAGCGGCTAAAGCACGTAATGCCGATATATTAATCTGCGATACAGCTGGACGTCTCCATAATAAGAAAAACCTCATGGAAGAGCTTAGAAAGCTATTTAAAATTATTAGTCGGGAGTATCCAGAAGCCCATAAAGAGGTTTTGCTTGTACTGGATAGTACAACAGGGCAGAATGCATTACAGCAAGCCAAGCAGTTTAAAGACATTGCAGATATTACAGGTATTGTGTTGACCAAGCTTGATGGGACAGCTAAGGGTGGTATTGCTATTGCCATACAGACGGAGCTTAATATTCCTGTGAAGTATATTGGTGTTGGCGAAGGTATGGATGATTTGCAGCGTTTTGATTCAGAAGAGTTTGTGACAGCTTTGTTTAATGAAGAGGGTTAA